A single region of the Labeo rohita strain BAU-BD-2019 chromosome 3, IGBB_LRoh.1.0, whole genome shotgun sequence genome encodes:
- the LOC127162650 gene encoding LOW QUALITY PROTEIN: TRPM8 channel-associated factor homolog (The sequence of the model RefSeq protein was modified relative to this genomic sequence to represent the inferred CDS: deleted 2 bases in 1 codon), translating into MAREQDYHTIMYGLEELDLQMSSVPSDLVLIGEHAFPLVMNPKGQVLMAASYYGKGCVVVLGHEQYLTRFPGFIKNALKWLMPSTGDAGIVGIQKSGLAVYITDAYSVETCAKDLIAFIKAGGGLIMAGQAWLWAGTHPQENTLKNFPGNKVCSVAGIYFSKRYGKVGIFPVPKQIPYSWLALSVGNDFKDDLQILLEGVSEFDVQGKDIASEVMVHGPLAFPIAVTPAVKTFIAGAYYGQGRVILLSHECYMERDSLSTFLINAIKWLDEDRKGVIGILPSRKRAHRVLSKSGLDCQLTGLRKDLSVYVCTSYSDAQCAEIQEFVAEGGGLMIGGHAWHWAQTQRGRNVMTDYPGNHILNKMGLSLLGSTLIRGIYKAPEIGQSYKEGYHFCNMLHQFAKHVYLGQELTNHEQSCLKQLGNDCASYLQMRCHNSAAYTSMVAILSDIVKKFGFPQVSSNSPVKSAKDHLMLHIGSEVYKVSPDPDALLPYIIKDRPKLPTVSKARVRISAKTEGSEEWISTGLYLSPGMKTNIAVPPEIIRKNWQVQLGCQTDNIGGENVLKRAPVVHERFPLDAEMVQVSNLWGGLIYIIAPPQSKVDGVEFVVQDAVQAPYFKSGETSVADWVDRIRQAPAPWAELEFENIIMTLHSEFIRNLDRPDEVAKLWDTIMRSIADLAAKPGKFPRKERFVADVQISGGFMHAGYPIMMQTVSAPELVNVQEAYKKGLWGQIHELGHNQQRSVWEFPPHTTECTCNLWSLYVNEEVLGLNRSKAHPYISPEKRQARIKSYCDGGKVLKNWSVWTALETYMQLQEKFGWDAFKKVFTSYDGMNGVPDDNAEKMNLYAETFSKVVKMNLCPFFKAWGWPIQPHTHKKISHLPEWSDHPMVQYG; encoded by the exons ATGGCACGCGAACAAGACTACCACACTATCATGTATGGGCTGGAGGAGCTTGATTTGCAAATGAGCTCAGTGCCCAGTGATCTTGTACTGATAGGTGAACATGCTTTTCCACTTGTCATGAATCCAAAAGGGCAGGTGCTGATGGCTGCATCTTATTACGGTAAAGGATGTGTGGTGGTGTTGGGACATGAGCAATACCTAACACGCTTTCCCGGCTTTATAAAGAATGCCCTAAAGTGGCTCATGCCAAGTACTGGTGATGCTGGCATTGTAGGAATTCAGAAGAGTGGATTAGCTGTTTATATCACAGATGCTTACAGTGTTGAGACTTGTGCAAAGGATCTGATTGCTTTCATCAAAGCTGGTGGTGGCTTGATCATGGCTGGCCAGGCCTGGCTTTGGGCTGGAACCCACCCACAAGAAAACACTCTAAAGAACTTCCCAGGAAACAAGGTGTGCAGTGTTGCAGGAATTTACTTCTCGAAACGCTATGGAAAAGTTGGCATTTTTCCTGTTCCAAAACAAATCCCTTATAGTTGGCTTGCTTTATC TGTAGGCAATGACTTTAAGGATGACCTACAGATCCTGCTAGAAGGTGTGTCCGAGTTTGATGTCCAAGGTAAGGATATAGCGTCTGAGGTGATGGTGCATGGACCATTAGCATTTCCCATTGCAGTCACTCCAGCTGTAAAAACATTCATTGCTGGTGCCTATTATGGGCAAGGTCGAGTTATTCTGTTATCACATGAATGCTACATGGAGCGGGACTCTCTGTCCACTTTCCTGATCAACGCTATCAAGTGGCTTGACGAAGATCGCAAGGGTGTTATTGGGATACTACCCAGCCGAAAGAGAGCCCACAGGGTACTGAGCAAATCTGGTTTAGATTGCCAGTTGACTGGTTTGAGAAAAGATTTAAGCGTCTACGTTTGCACTTCATACAGTGATGCCCAATGTGCAGAGATCCAAGAATTTGTTGCTGAAGGTGGAGGTCTTATGATTGGGGGTCATGCTTGGCATTGGGCCCAGACCCAGCGTGGCCGCAATGTGATGACCGATTACCCAGGAAATCACATTCTTAATAAGATGGGATTGTCTCTCTTGGGCAGCACCTTGATTAGAGGGATATATAAAGCCCCAGAAATTGGGCAAAGTTATAAAGAGGGGTACCATTTTTGTAACATGCTGCATCAGTTTGCTAAACATGTATACCTGGGGCAAGAGCTGACTAATCATGAACAGAGCTGCTTGAAGCAGCTGGGCAATGACTGTGCCAGTTACCTTCAAATGCGATGTCACAACAGCGCCGCCTATACTTCAATGGTAGCGATTCTTAGTGACATAGTGAAGAAGTTTGGTTTTCCACAAGTGTCTAGTAACAGCCCTGTTAAAAGTGCCAAAGACCACCTGATGCTCCACATTGGGTCTGAGGTATACAAAGTGTCACCTGATCCTGATGCCCTTCTTCCATACATCATCAAGGACAGACCTAAGTTGCCCACTGTGTCTAAAGCAAGAGTTCGGATCAGTGCCAAAACTGAAG GCTCTGAAGAATGGATAAGCACAGGCTTATATCTTTCTCCTGGTATGAAGACGAACATAGCAGTACCTCCAGAGATCATTAGGAAAAATTGGCAG GTGCAACTTGGTTGCCAAACAGATAATATTGGTGGAGAAAATGTTCTGAAACGGGCTCCTGTTGTCCATGAGCGATTCCCTTTGGATGCAGAGATGGTCCAAGTCTCCAATCTATGGGGAGGGCTCATCTACATAATAGCACCTCCCCAAAGCAAAGTGGATGGGGTAGAATTTGTCGTGCAGGATGCCGTACAGGCTCCATACTTTAAGTCTG GAGAGACTAGTGTAGCTGACTGGGTGGACAGGATCCGTCAGGCACCCGCCCCTTGGGCAGAGCTTGAGTTTGAGAACATCATCATGACATTACATTCAGAATTTATAAGAAATCTAGACCGCCCTGATGAGGTGGCTAAACTTTGGGATACCATAATGAGAAGCATAGCTGACCTGGCAGCAAAGCCTGGCAAGTTCCCCCGAAAGGAGCGATTTGTTGCAGATGTTCAGATCTCTGGCG GTTTCATGCATGCTGGATATCCCATCATGATGCAGACTGTCTCTGCCCCAGAACTTGTAAATGTACAGGAAGCCTATAAAAAGGGTCTTTGGGGACAAATTCACGAGCTGGGTCATAACCAACAGCGTAGCGTTTGGGAGTTCCCTCCACACACCACTGAGTGCACATGCAACCTGTGGTCACTGTATGTAAATGAGGAAGTGCTGGGTTTGAACAGGTCTAAAGCTCATCCATATATATCTCCAGAAAAACGCCAGGCTCGTATCAAATCATATTGCGATGGTGGTAAGGTTTTAAAAAACTGGAGCGTGTGGACAGCACTCGAGACTTACATGCAG CTTCAGGAAAAATTTGGCTGGGATGCTTTCAAGAAAGTTTTTACTAGCTACGATGGCATGAATGGAGTGCCAGACGACAATGCAGAGAAGATGAATCTGTATGCTGAGACCTTTTCCAAGGTGGTCAAAATGAATCTGTGCCCCTTCTTCAAAGCGTGGGGTTGGCCCATCCagcct cacacacacaaaaaaatctctCATCTCCCTGAGTGGAGTGACCATCCTATGGTCCAGTATGGATAA